taaaaaaaaagtatagccaaacgactatactcagtttttttaaattttttaaaaaactgtaataacccaaaaaaaaatatctaaaaagtaacaaaatatctaaaaagtaggataaatatcttctagcaaaaagataattttgccctcgcattatttaataggaaaaaaattgactttttgatcgagaaagaatttggcagtTCCGCTTgcaccattgcgtagagcacggcgaaacgagtccgtagacacggagtagacccgaatcagagttgtaacgaagaaaatacgatcaaaataccgcaaagggtaaaatggtaatttgatcaaaaagtcagatttttatctctttctcccttccctctcctcatttctctctcctctctctctctcttcccgaTCGTGCGCCAGCCCGACCTCCGCTTGCTTTCGACGTCgccccggccaccacaggtggagctgatctccgccgttggtaccaaacgaaccaccactcgaccgcAGTCCTTTCCTGACCCATCGCCGcccttgccgtggccggagctcgccgAAATCTGCCATTTTTGCCGATTTtccagtttgaactttgagctcctcgttctccctcaattctccaccaaatcgatcgagtaagttatggtttctcagctatttttcgtgttctaactgatggatgtatgggtttcgatcgattttggctctagaacgttcgattttcgacttgaaaattggccgaaactttagccgccgtgatcggctgttttcggtcactttttggggtatgtccaagaacaaaagtgactccaaatgaggtgttttacctaggataggagtttggagtcttggttcctaGATTTTTCGGCAAcccaaaatcgctttggacacccaaatctgcccacgcgtagggatggcaaaaatccccgcgGGGGcgggtccccgaccctaatggggggagatttcggtgCCAAATGGTTATCGGGTATGGGGATCCCCGAACTTAAAAAAATCCCTGAtgggtatggggaggggatggtattggcgtccccatccccgaatccgacccgaaaatatatatatttatattcaaataaataaatatataattataatatttatgtttaaccctaagttaacctctctctcctaattcttcctaatcttttctagaatttcatattgatatgattttgaatagttgagttgaactttatagttaatttggatgtgttgaatgataatttaatatgaaacttaatgttaaaatatatgataaatattttttgtgcaaaaaaaatatgggattcggggcgggtatgggggatagtcccccgacgggaacggggacggggattccccgaaacctattAAACAGGGAttggttcggggatgggggcggggatggagagcggggacggggatggtattgtcataccggCCCCTACCCGGCCCGTTACCATCCCTACCCACGcatgtggcggcgcgtgggcgagggtggtggagtaattctgtgtagttttgcgatcatcgtgtcgtcacgagcgcgtaggatttcgcggatctcgattccgagtccgtttgagccccgaacggattttccatattgcgcgatccttgggtgcaatGTCGTCAAAttgttggatcgcactcaattttggatacGTCGCTCTACATGAttttaggatcgtgtaggattcgacggattgcgaatcggagtcccggatactccgaaatcacgAACCCTgaagctagggtttggattttaagcgataacgcgattttggctaattcGACTTTccgtttcagaccaaactcgcggaacatggttccttctctatgaggaaccttcagagaagcccagattggccatcggagaccgtggacccacggggtcccggatcgacCGATCTGGTGGTCTATCGCTTAGCTAAATGTCGGGTCTTCCACGACCGTTCTAATTGTTTGAAAAACTAAAGTGGGCTTAGGAGTGATATTTAAATGAATGCACGTATtcctaggagccgggggtagggtgtttaatttaattcttttatcgagcagttttattaatttaatattcatggttaatcaggcaccagaggtccgatcgacccacaggagggaccttcgaagggtccagctagctcggaccatcagtgagtgggctttctttcatgaatgattttatataaataagttatgtagattatttctataaataagatttcataagtgattttatattgattttatataaataagtttttataaatgagtttatctgaataaatttcagtatctgatcttgaataagtgttattacatgttttccgagcatgaAATGTAGCGTAAAACatccttatttttatattactcagttgagcagTAAATTTGAGATTTGTGATACAGAAATGGCAGCTTAActcagatttatcagattacagagacttatcaggtttttctaaaatagttgtttagaaccaccatgtacccgccttttatttggtgattaccctcagacggaccgatgtctacggacatccagtcttttcagtttgtcagtgcacttgactttgcctcacgagtttcggggacgctcggacgtgagtgccaggatttgcggctcggcagacttggtgtcccgagacctgccagatttgcggctcggctgactctgtgtccccaagacctgccaggattgcggatcaggcggtcccctgtatcttgccagagcgctcgagtcgacttggtgtcatcgaggacctgccggcggatcaggctgaccatagtcccctgatttcgccagtttgcggctcgggtagactgcgtgatgcccgagacctgccaggggaattgacggatatgacaggggtacaaataggtggtagtttcaaaggattttgagctttcttttatccaattatgactttcagttatttataccagtttctttgatattcgcgcatttatatctttatatatttgttcagttacacgagtatattcatcagtatgtttttacatgcttatttgaataccttgtattgaaatatagacaaaccatcgatttatatccttacttatttttaaatgggggttattatggttatgaattgttttcaagaacattattttttgtccactcacattttcaacctgtttttcgcccccaggccgtagaagtgcgcaagatccaccaccgggccattcctagcttccgcaccaccaaatcaggtagagttttgtggaaaaatccttgaaatcctgtaaactttagaaaatgctctgatatctcgttttagtggaaaactggagctcgtgaatacttggttattctattctggcagttggtgtggatatatatgattgtttgacaggtgaaaaattttgggtttggtcaaaatacaggggagactctgccgaattttcggcagaagtccaAGGGAAGTTTTCATAGTAACTAtaacaggaagggtaaaatggtcatctgtgcccgacagttgccagatgtcggacacacacagggcttggttcgaattccaaagtggaattgggatcgggtcctgtcaaaaacAGTGTAGCCGAACGGTATATTATTTTACACGTTGGCGACTAGGCGCTTTGCAGTTACTCTTttgccgtgcggctatactcgatttttttctaattttttaaaaaaatcgtATAGCTGGCTGGCTTTactgttttttaaaattaattatctgtAATAAATAGTTTAGACGTGCGGCaatcttttatatatatgtatttttcaataatacattcgtgtttttaaaaagcaatcgtacaatagtcgtattgtacatgtacgtacgtagttctaatattttatacacatattttatacaaaattctcaataagacacacaaaattcacgtattatataaataattctcacatattattaaataagaataatatatgACATAAAagttatatttaaatatagtgGCCGATTAATATATACTTTGGATATATTAAAACTagtaaacaaatatatataaagtacaAACTAATGCAATTAGGAGGGtccctttttcttaatttgttttttattgaatagtatagccgggtgGCTATACTGCTtaaatataatgtatttaaatagtatagctgttCGGCTGAACTacgatttttttaaaaaaaatcgtatagccgtctggctatttgtatttttgaaaCGTGGAGCCTAAATCACTAGAAGgtcctgtttttttttttttaaaaaaatagtacagccgcacggccatactttgtgtttttaattttttttataaaaatatacttGTTTTGACATATGGCCCATAATCGTGGGGGTCCTCTTTTTTTAGATTAAAAACATATAGCCGCAGAGCTGTACTATTTACAAGAGGCGCTTTGCGGCTGCTCTGGTTTTTTAAGTATAGTATTCTacggtttaaaaaaaaaaaaatagtataaccAAGGCTATGCtttttttgacacgtggcgcctcaATCGCTTGAGGGtcctctttaaaaaaaatagtacagccgatACTCTTGAGAGACGTGAAAAACTACTTGACCCATGTTTAAAGAGATGAAGAATCGGTGGTGGAGAGCAGAGCGACACTTGTATACGTTGTTGCAGTCAAAATATTGTATATAGTTCTCAAAACCCCATGAAGATTTTTTTGGCTAGAAAACAACCCCATGAGGATTTAATGGACTCTGTTGCTCTACATCTTTGGTGCCAAGAGAAGACTGGGTCAAAGACAGACAATGGGTTTGGGTTTTAGGCTGAACCTCAAGTGTGGCTTTCCTGTTCATTCTTCTCACTGGCAAACCACTTCCCCTTCCAAGCTTTCTTCAACTTCTGGTGAGTTTCTTTGGCTTTCTCTGCAGCTGATTTCATATGCCTGCTCCACCAGAGAGACTGTTTGTTTCTCTGCTTTTGCAAATTTCATCtttgttttgagattttcttgAATTTCCCAGCCTTGCATCTGTTTTTGGCAATCTGAAACACCTCATTGTATCTTTCTAGGTAAACCCACAAAGCATCATACTGTGTTACTTCTAAGTTCATAGTAGAGAAAGTGAATTTCCAAGATGATCAAAAGGCATTTTTAAGAATTGGGTCTTGAAGTTTTCAATGGGCTATTGAAACTGACAttggaaaatttggaaatttggcTTTTATCTAAGCTCCCATCTACCATAAGTGATGCACATTGGTATTGGCTTGAACTTGGCTCTCAACTTTTATTATACTTATAATTTTCTATGTAAATTGATACAGTTAGAGGCAGGGAGGGCTCTTTCAACTCAGCAAGGTTTTCCTTTCTGTCTGTTATTTCTGAGGAAGGTGAGGCTTCTAGTAAAGATCCTCTGAAAGTGTATACTTGTCCATCTGCTTCCCCGCAAATCTTAGAGGATGGTGTCTCAGAATTGGAAGAGGTGAAGGTTTGCCCTTTAATTGAATTGTTGCTTAAAAGTTGCACAATCTCAATCATACTgaattttccttatttttagTAGATGAAAATCTTACCATGACTTTTGCCTTTCAGACAGCCTTTAGGAGGGTGCCAAAGAGTATTAGTGACAACCAGATGCCTGTTGGAGAAGGCAAGTTTATATCCAGTAAAGGCTTAGAAGCATGCACGGCATCTCATTTTAGTTTGTTACTGCAAAATCTTAATGTTTTGGAGGAGACTTTTGCCACTTTAGAGGTGTTAAAGTTGGAGAAAGAGATTCTTTTGCAACTAGCAAGGCTTGGAGCTCTAAAGTTATTTGATATCTGTCTATCGAGAACTCTTAAAACCTCGAGCTTTTTGGATTTGTCTGACATACCTACAGTACCGGTTGAAGAGGGTAAGATGGAGAGAAAAGAAGATAACAACGTAGGCAAGATTATTGTTCGTTCtgggaaaaaggaagaaagaagatcaagaaaaagaacatcAGATAATGCCATAGTGTCTTCTAATTCATTGCCTCCAAAAACAATCTGGAAAGGTCTTAAAAAGCCTACTCCTTCATCAGGAAAAAGAGCATCAAATTATAGAAGTAGAAGACTGACCATTTCTAAAAATGAGGCAGAAATGTCAATCGGGGTTAAGGTTGTGCTTATCTTGAGGGTAcagattaaaataaaattttgctTGCTTCAATGATGTTTTTACCAGCTATGCTTTTGTATCATTACAGGTGATCGCCGACTTGGAGAGAGTTAAAGAAACTATGGAAAAGGAAACTGGTAAAGTAGTGACCTTAAGGTGCTGGGCAGAAGCAGCTGGAGTTCATGAAAAGGTGCTGCTACAGCATTTGCGTTTTGGTTGGTATTGCCAGGATGAGCTTATAAGGAGCACTCGTTCCTTAGTTCTATACCTTGCTAGAAACTATAGAGGGCTAGGGGTAGCCTTGGATGATTTAATGCAGGTTTGTGAAACCAATATACATTTTGTGGTTGTTCACAGTGCTTATTACAATataaca
The window above is part of the Prunus dulcis chromosome 1, ALMONDv2, whole genome shotgun sequence genome. Proteins encoded here:
- the LOC117615976 gene encoding RNA polymerase sigma factor sigC isoform X1, whose amino-acid sequence is MGLGFRLNLKCGFPVHSSHWQTTSPSKLSSTSVRGREGSFNSARFSFLSVISEEGEASSKDPLKVYTCPSASPQILEDGVSELEEVKTAFRRVPKSISDNQMPVGEGKFISSKGLEACTASHFSLLLQNLNVLEETFATLEVLKLEKEILLQLARLGALKLFDICLSRTLKTSSFLDLSDIPTVPVEEGKMERKEDNNVGKIIVRSGKKEERRSRKRTSDNAIVSSNSLPPKTIWKGLKKPTPSSGKRASNYRSRRLTISKNEAEMSIGVKVIADLERVKETMEKETGKVVTLRCWAEAAGVHEKVLLQHLRFGWYCQDELIRSTRSLVLYLARNYRGLGVALDDLMQAGNLGLLLGAERFDHSRGYRFSTYVQYWIRKSMSRLVAQHARGVQIPFTLSKAINRIQKARKANYNSHMKYPDDEEIAKITGLSLARIRSASTCLRVVGSVDHKMWESSDGTYMEFTPDTSLKSPEETVMRQHMKKDIHDLLKGLNMRERQVLVLRYGLNNYDPKSLEEIGRLFHVSKEWIRKIEKKALMKLRVEESHKYLSHYLNN
- the LOC117615976 gene encoding RNA polymerase sigma factor sigC isoform X2, producing the protein MGLGFRLNLKCGFPVHSSHWQTTSPSKLSSTSVRGREGSFNSARFSFLSVISEEGEASSKDPLKVYTCPSASPQILEDGVSELEETAFRRVPKSISDNQMPVGEGKFISSKGLEACTASHFSLLLQNLNVLEETFATLEVLKLEKEILLQLARLGALKLFDICLSRTLKTSSFLDLSDIPTVPVEEGKMERKEDNNVGKIIVRSGKKEERRSRKRTSDNAIVSSNSLPPKTIWKGLKKPTPSSGKRASNYRSRRLTISKNEAEMSIGVKVIADLERVKETMEKETGKVVTLRCWAEAAGVHEKVLLQHLRFGWYCQDELIRSTRSLVLYLARNYRGLGVALDDLMQAGNLGLLLGAERFDHSRGYRFSTYVQYWIRKSMSRLVAQHARGVQIPFTLSKAINRIQKARKANYNSHMKYPDDEEIAKITGLSLARIRSASTCLRVVGSVDHKMWESSDGTYMEFTPDTSLKSPEETVMRQHMKKDIHDLLKGLNMRERQVLVLRYGLNNYDPKSLEEIGRLFHVSKEWIRKIEKKALMKLRVEESHKYLSHYLNN